The Sesamum indicum cultivar Zhongzhi No. 13 linkage group LG1, S_indicum_v1.0, whole genome shotgun sequence genome includes a window with the following:
- the LOC105158377 gene encoding nuclear valosin-containing protein-like codes for MESKHMLMSALGVGIGVGVGLGLASGQTVGKWAGASIPSGVSPQTMEQEMLSLIVNGRDTNATFDQFPYYLSEQTRVLLTSAAFVHLKKADFSKHTRNLSPASRTILLSGPTEMYQQMLAKALAHYFEAKLLLLDVTDFSLKIQSKYGCPKETCFKRSISETTLSRMSGLLGSFSMLQPKDEIKGTLRRQSSGIDLISSGQEGSNPAKLRRNASAANINNLASMSTPATSAPVMRTSSWCFDDKLFIQTLYKVLDKVAKISPIILYLRDVDKLLCRSERVYIMFQKMLKRLSGSVLILGSRIVDPENDYRLVDEKISSVFPYNIEIRPPDDDKHLVSWKSQLEEDMKMIQYQDNRNHIIEVLAANDLDCDDLGSICLADTIVLSNYIEEIVVSAISYHLTNTKEPDYRNGKLVISSASLSHGLSIFQEGKSSGKDTLKLEARAEMPKGTLDGDAVRSRPEGKPETTGSESKSEDSTASKTTDIPPDNEFEKRIRPEVIPANEIGVTFADIGALDEIKESLQELVMLPLRRPDLFEGGLLKPCRGILLFGPPGTGKTMLAKAIANEAGASFINVSMSTVTSKWFGEDEKNVRALFTLAAKVAPTIIFVDEVDSMLGQRNRAGEHEAMRKIKNEFMTHWDGLLSKPGERILVLAATNRPFDLDEAIIRRFERRIMVGLPSVENREKILRTLVSKEKVEELDFMELAALTEGYSGSDLKNLCITAAYRPVRELIQQERLKDQEKKHKAKEGQESKDDSDKKERVITIRPLNMEDFKEAKKQVAASFAAEGSIMGELKQWNDLYGEGGSRKKEQLSYFL; via the exons ATGGAGTCGAAGCATATGTTGATGTCGGCATTGGGTGTGGGCATAGGAGTAGGAGTTGGCCTTGGGTTGGCGTCTGGCCAAACGGTCGGAAAATGGGCTGGCGCTTCTATACCGAGCGGCGTTTCGCCGCAGACTATGGAACAGGAGATGTTAAGTCTCATCGTCAATGGAAGGGACACCAATGCCACCTTCGATCAGTTCCCCTACTATCTGAG TGAACAGACAAGGGTCTTGTTAACAAGTGCTGCTTTTGTCCATTTGAAGAAAGCTGATTTCAGTAAGCATACACGGAATCTATCCCCTGCAAGTCGAACAATTTTGCTCTCTGGTCCCACGG AAATGTATCAGCAAATGCTCGCCAAGGCTTTAGCTCATTATTTTGAAGCCAAGTTGTTATTGCTAGATGTAACAGATTTTTCTTTGAAG ATTCAGAGCAAGTATGGGTGTCCCAAAGAAACT TGTTTTAAAAGGTCCATATCTGAAACAACATTGAGCCGAATGTCTGGGTTACTAGGATCGTTTTCAATGCTTCAGCCTAAGGACGAAATTAAAG GTACGTTACGTAGGCAAAGCAGTGGAATTGATCTTATATCAAG TGGGCAGGAAGGCTCTAATCCTGCAAAACTGCGGAGAAATGCATCTGCAGCAAACATCAATAATCTTGCTTCAATGAGTACACCTGCAACTTCAG CTCCAGTTATGCGCACAAGCAGCTGGTGTTTTGATGATAAGCTTTTTATACAGACACTTTACAAG GTTCTTGACAAAGTAGCAAAAATCAGTCCAATTATACTTTATCTTAGGGACGTCGATAAGCTCCTCTGCAGATCTGAGAGAGTGTATATCATGTTCCAGAAAATGTTGAAGAGATTGTCCGGATCCGTACTGATCCTTGGTTCAAGGATTGTTGACCCTGAAAATGATTACAGACTAGTAGATGAGAAGATTTCTTCTGTATTCCCTTATAACATTGAAATAAGACCCCCAGATGATGACAAACATCTTGTTAGCTGGAAGTCTCAGCTGGAAGAGGATATGAAAATGATTCAATATCAGGATAACagaaatcatataattgaggTACTTGCTGCTAATGACCTTGATTGCGATGATCTTGGTTCAATCTGTTTGGCAGATACAATTGTTCTTAGCAACTACATAGAAGAAATTGTGGTATCAGCTATCTCCTACCATCTGACGAATACAAAGGAACCTGACTACAGAAATGGGAAGCTTGTGATATCATCTGCGAG CTTGTCCCATGGGTTGAGTATATTTCAGGAAGGTAAATCTTCTGGAAAGGACACCTTAAAACTTGAAGCCCGAGCTGAAATGCCGAAG GGAACACTAGACGGAGATGCTGTGAGGTCAAGGCCTGAAGGAAAACCCGAAACCACTGGATCTGAAAGCAAGAGCGAAGATTCCACAGCTTCAAAAACAACT GATATCCCTCCAGACAATGAATTTGAAAAGCGTATACGGCCAGAAGTCATACCAGCAAACGAAATTGGTGTCACATTTGCAGATATAGGTGCCTTGGATGAGATTAAGGAATCTCTTCAAGAACTAGTGATGCTACCGCTTAGAAGACCAGACCTTTTTGAAGGTGGCCTTTTGAAACCATGCAGAGGAATACTGCTTTTTGGGCCTCCTGGTACCGGGAAGACTATGCTGGCCAAGGCTATAGCTAATGAAGCAGGAGCGAGCTTCATTAATGTTTCAATGTCTACTGTTACTTCTAAGTGGTTTGGTGAAGATGAGAAGAATGTGCGTGCCTTGTTCACTCTAGCAGCTAAGGTCGCCCCTACCATAATATTTGTGGATGAAGTCGATAGCATGCTTGGGCAGCGGAATAGAGCTGGCGAGCATGAGGCCATGCGGAAGATAAAGAATGAATTCATGACTCATTGGGACGGGCTACTCTCGAAACCTGGTGAAAGAATACTGGTTCTTGCAGCAACAAATAGGCCGTTTGATCTTGATGAAGCAATAATCAGGCGCTTTGAGAGAAG AATAATGGTTGGCTTACCATCTGTGGAGAACAGAGAGAAGATCTTAAGGACGCTAGTGTCCAAAGAGAAAGTTGAAGAATTAGATTTCATGGAGCTCGCAGCACTGACGGAAGGGTATAGTGGAAGCGATTTAAAG AACTTGTGCATAACTGCTGCTTACCGGCCAGTTCGAGAGTTAATACAGCAAGAGAGACTAAAAGATCaa GAAAAGAAGCACAAAGCAAAGGAAGGGCAGGAGTCTAAAGACGATTCAGATAAGAAGGAAAGGGTAATCACTATCAGGCCATTGAACATGGAAGATTTTAAGGAAGCCAAAAAGCAG GTTGCAGCTAGCTTTGCTGCTGAAGGTTCCATAATGGGTGAGTTAAAGCAATGGAATGACCTATATGGGGAAGGTGGTTCAAGGAAGAAGGAACAACTATCTTACTTCTTGTAG